AGATACGCATCTTACGGGGTCTTCAGAAGGCATTCTGATATCTAACTCTCGAAGCAAGAGCCTGTAACAGCGTGCAACATCCCTTTTTTTCCTCGCGCCACTAGCAGAAGCTACCTCCTTCAAAGTCCTTGGAGTTTCAGTAGCTCTACACGCTGCGTAAAGAGCGGCGGAAGCTATTGCTGCAATTGATCTACCGCGCACGAATCCGTTGTCCAGTGCCTTTCTATAGATGATCGCGGCCTTTTCTTTCACATGTAATGGAATATGGAGTTTGTCTTTTAGCCTGTCTAACTCCCCCATGGCTTGAATTAAGTTTTTATCGATGGATGAATGGACTCCAGTTCTTATTTGCAATTTTCTTAACCTCATCATTTCTAGCCTTGTAGAAATTGGTAATAGCTTTCCGTGAGCATCTCGGTTTACTCGGTCTATGATCGTTGAAAGCCCTTTATCGTGCATAGAATAAGAAATCGGTATGCCTACTCTTCCTCGACTTTCTTTCTCTTCTTTGGTAAAAGCCCTCCATTCGGCCCCTCTATCCATAACATTTTCATTGATTACAAGTCCGCAATTTTGGCAGATAATCTCCCCACGGTCGTAATCTTCTATAGGGTGATCACTACCACACTCAGGACACTTTATGATTTTCCATAATTTTCTTGCATGTAAAGTCAAGATTTACATTACACCCTAATTGGATGGTAGCATAGGCTAGGCAAAATTAGAATAAAAAGGGGCAGACTCCCCCCACAAAAAGCGCGATTTTCTTCTCAATAACATATACAAAAAGGGCCTAAAAAATTAGTCGCTCCAGACACTCAAGTATCTCTCTACATATAGAACAATTTTCGTACATTATTTCGACTAGCGCGCGTGGCACTAGCTGAAGATACCAGTTTCCCAATTCAATTTACTAAATCAAAAAAAGTTAAGGTTAGCTTTAAGCGTGGAGAAAAAAGAATAGTAATCGAGGAAATATAAACAAAAGTTCTAACTATTCAAAAAGTCCTTAACTCTCTCCTAATTTTCTATAATAAAAGCAAATAACATTAATTTAACACAGAAGGTGATAGTTCCTGCCCAAATTCCGAGTTATTGAAGTTATTGATGGAGATACTTTTAGAGTTGAGCCAGATTGGAAACATGGGGATAAAAGGGGTAATTTAGTCCGTCCAACTGGTTACGACACGCCCGAGAAAGAGGAAGAGGGATACGAAAAGGCAAAACTAAAGCTCAGAGAATTAATTCTAAAAAAAACAGTTGATGTACGTAATTGGCAAACCATAGACAAACATAATCGTTTGGTAGCAGATGTTTTTCTTGGGAAAAAGAAGAATCTAGCTGAATATTTTCCTGAATATAAAGTATGATGGTACATATTATTGCGGGCACTTAATCCAAAAAGGCGTATCAAATGAAAAAGGCGTTACAGAAGTTAAATCAACTTATGCGAAAAAATTATGATATAACGGATATGTTCTACTATTGGAGTGAAAAAGAAGAGTCTTTTGCTCGTGTGCTCCTATTCGATAAAGAAGAAAATTTAGAAGAAATCGAAGCGAGCGGTAAAGAGGCGATTAAACTTATAAATCGTGCAAATGAAATCCTGAAAAAAGGTAAATGAGTTTAAAAAAATAGTTTATGACCCGAATTCGACAAAATTTAGGATTGAAAAGAAATCACCCTAGTTTGCGACAGAGCAGAAAACAGAAAAAACCATATAATAGACTTTTTAAGATGGTTCCTTCAGGCATCACATGACGTGCTTTCATATAGACAAGACCGAGTATAATCCCCCAGATTATGGCGATTGATATTTCGAATGAAGCAATTTTGGAAATATTTTCAGACGATACTAAATATGGAAGGCCTATGTCAGAAAAAATGCTTATGGAAATGATTCTAATTAAAGCTCCGACAATACCTGCAATAAGACCAGCAACAATACCAATTTTAAGAGAATTATTCATTTTTGAACTCGATAGATATGTATAGTCAGTATGTTGTAATTAAAAATTAACTTAGATGTTTATAACATAGTTTTTCCTATATACAACATAGTTGTGTGTATAGCGCGCGCGCTAATATAATAAGAATAATATAAATTTTAATGGTAAAATGGTGCGGGGAGTGGGATTTGAACCCACGAACCCCTGCGGGACAGGGTATCTCAAGCCTTTTTTGGGCTACCTAAGCCCTGCGCATTCAATGTTTTATCATCTTTGACCTGGCTTGGCGATCCCCGCTCTGTTTAGATTTTATCATTATTACATTATATTTTTTGTTAAATTGTATCGAATTTTCATTTGTTGTTGATATTGGTGCTCCGGGCGGGATTTGAACCCGCGATCAGCGGCTCGACTGGCCTCTAATCTCTTCAAATCGATTAGAAAAGGCCGCTATGCTTGACCGGGCTACACCACCGGAGCAACGGAAATCACTTAGAGAATGGGGGATATTTTTAGGTTTCGGTCGGTGTCATTTGTTTT
This region of Candidatus Bathyarchaeota archaeon genomic DNA includes:
- the tfb gene encoding transcription initiation factor IIB (stabilizes TBP binding to an archaeal box-A promoter; responsible for recruiting RNA polymerase II to the pre-initiation complex), giving the protein MTLHARKLWKIIKCPECGSDHPIEDYDRGEIICQNCGLVINENVMDRGAEWRAFTKEEKESRGRVGIPISYSMHDKGLSTIIDRVNRDAHGKLLPISTRLEMMRLRKLQIRTGVHSSIDKNLIQAMGELDRLKDKLHIPLHVKEKAAIIYRKALDNGFVRGRSIAAIASAALYAACRATETPRTLKEVASASGARKKRDVARCYRLLLRELDIRMPSEDPVRCVS